Part of the Bacillus andreraoultii genome is shown below.
CTTTTCCTTGAAATTCTTTCTCGCTTTTTAACAGGAAAAAATATTGCTTTTCTGCTTTTTCTCTATTATTAATGATAACGAAAAATCGAAGTTTATGGAGTTCTACTAAACGTACAAGCTCTGTATCAATGATGTTTTTCAGATTCTTATTAATATCAGAATAAACGCTGATTGCTTTCTCTTTATTTCCTACTAATAAATAGTTAAACCACTCTTTACAATCTGCTGTTATTTTATCGTTATTTATGCCAGCTGATAAAGATTCTAGACCTAATCTTTCAGTTAATAAATCAATAATTTCCTCTGTTGGTTCCACTTTTCCATTTTCTATTTTTGATAAATAGGATACTGAAATAATACCTTTAGCTAATTTTTCTTGGGTCATTCCTAAATTAATTCGAGAATACTTTAACCTTTTTCCGATTTGCTTTTCCATACAGTTCCTCCTTGTCTTTTTAAAGAAGGATTAATTTTTAAATACTAGTAAATATAATAATATTTATTTTGTATATTTTCAATAAAGTATATATATGTTGAATAAATACCACTTTTTTATTGAATTCAAGAAAATTTTCCATAGAGTAACAATAATATGATCAATTAATAGGAATTATCGGGGGGTTAACGGACTAGACTTTTCTGAATATTTATATACAAATTTTAAAGTTTATTATATTATCTAATTATAGTTGGAATAACCTGCAGCAGGGAGTGATATTCCAATCTAACGGTACCGGAAAAAAGTAAACTTTAGTAATTTCAGACGGGTGCATACCCAATAAGAAAGGCTAACATTACTAGTAATTTTATCAGCAACAGTAACTGGTTATGTGAAAAGTTTTTAATTAGACTTAGGTGT
Proteins encoded:
- a CDS encoding helix-turn-helix domain-containing protein; this translates as MEKQIGKRLKYSRINLGMTQEKLAKGIISVSYLSKIENGKVEPTEEIIDLLTERLGLESLSAGINNDKITADCKEWFNYLLVGNKEKAISVYSDINKNLKNIIDTELVRLVELHKLRFFVIINNREKAEKQYFFLLKSEKEFQGKENYYWMKFAGNYFYFMQSYDQAIRYYQKAEKELNENFHFKVEEEADLYYSISLTANKQNKVELCLVYGKMALEIY